The following are from one region of the Salmo salar chromosome ssa27, Ssal_v3.1, whole genome shotgun sequence genome:
- the LOC106588392 gene encoding E3 ubiquitin-protein ligase RING2-A isoform X2: MATPVNIQNPSKTWELSLYELHRSPQEAIMDGTEIAVSPRSLHSELMCPICLDMLKNTMTTKECLHRFCSDCIVTALRSGNKECPTCRKKLVSRRSLRRDSNFDALISKIYPSRDEYEAHQDRVLERLNRLHNKQALSSSIEEGLRMQALHRAQRVRKPAQESDNTTFSGGEDNGDARSHLSHDSAPSHAPLPPSHTPSEAGPSRNPKRPRVSDESGPEVDGGSPTAPLRHHKEGPGSEIELVFRPHPLLVNTQDYSQTRYVKTTANATVDHLSKYLALRIALEERQRDSQSDAAMEKGKEGVEAGAKGEKSAGGASLKNVSEKQYTIYITTSGGQFSTLNGSLTLELVNEKYWKVRKPLELYYAPTKDQPLQPSQPPQQKSPQPKEG; the protein is encoded by the exons ATGGCGACTCCAGTCAACATCCAAAACCCCAGTAAGACGTGGGAGCTGAGCTTGTATGAACTGCACAGGAGCCCACAG GAGGCGATCATGGACGGCACAGAGATAGCGGTGTCCCCCCGGAGCCTCCACAGTGAGCTGATGTGCCCCATCTGTCTGGACATGTTGAAGAACACAATGACCACCAAGGAGTGCCTGCACCGCTTCTGCTCCGACTGCATCGTCACTGCACTCCGATCAGG gAACAAGGAATGCCCCACGTGCCGAAAGAAGCTTGTGTCTAGACGCTCGCTCCGCCGCGACTCCAACTTTGACGCCCTCATCTCCAAGATCTACCCCAGCCGTGACGAGTACGAGGCCCACCAGGACCGGGTGCTGGAGAGACTCAACCGGCTGCACAACAAGCAGGCCCTCAGCTCCAGCATTGAGGAGGGGCTGCGCATGCAGGCTCTGCACAG AGCCCAGCGAGTGCGCAAACCGGCGCAGGAGAGCGACAACACCACCTTCAGCGGCGGCGAGGACAACGGGGATGCGCGGTCACACCTCTCCCACGACTCTGCGCCCTCCCACGCGCCCCTCCCCCCGAGCCACACACCCTCTGAGGCCGGGCCCAGCCGGAACCCTAAGCGGCCCAGGGTGTCAGATGAGTCAGGCCCGGAGGTGGATGGGGGCAGCCCCACAGCCCCGCTCCGGCACCACAAAGAGGGCCCTGGCTCAGAGATAGAGCTGGTGTTTCGCCCACACCCCCTGCTGGTCAACACACAGGACTACAGCCAGACCAG ATATGTGAAGACCACAGCCAACGCCACAGTGGACCACCTGTCTAAGTACCTGGCTCTGCGTATCGCTCTGGAGGAGAGGCAAAGAGACAGCCAATCAGATGCAGCGATGGAGAAGGGGAAAGAGGGAGTGGAGGCGGGGGCTAAAGGAGAGAAATCAGCAGGAGGGGCCAGCTTGAAGAACGTCAGTGAGAAGCAATACACCATCTACATCACCACATCAGGGGGACAGTTCTCT ACTCTGAACGGCTCCCTGACTTTAGAGCTGGTGAATGAGAAGTACTGGAAGGTCAGAAAGCCTCTGGAGCTTTACTATGCCCCCACCAAGGACCAACCGCTTCAACCATCCCAGCCACCGCAGCAGAAGTCCCCACAGCCcaaagaggggtga
- the LOC106588392 gene encoding E3 ubiquitin-protein ligase RING2-A isoform X1 yields MATPVNIQNPSKTWELSLYELHRSPQEAIMDGTEIAVSPRSLHSELMCPICLDMLKNTMTTKECLHRFCSDCIVTALRSGNKECPTCRKKLVSRRSLRRDSNFDALISKIYPSRDEYEAHQDRVLERLNRLHNKQALSSSIEEGLRMQALHRRPRAQRVRKPAQESDNTTFSGGEDNGDARSHLSHDSAPSHAPLPPSHTPSEAGPSRNPKRPRVSDESGPEVDGGSPTAPLRHHKEGPGSEIELVFRPHPLLVNTQDYSQTRYVKTTANATVDHLSKYLALRIALEERQRDSQSDAAMEKGKEGVEAGAKGEKSAGGASLKNVSEKQYTIYITTSGGQFSTLNGSLTLELVNEKYWKVRKPLELYYAPTKDQPLQPSQPPQQKSPQPKEG; encoded by the exons ATGGCGACTCCAGTCAACATCCAAAACCCCAGTAAGACGTGGGAGCTGAGCTTGTATGAACTGCACAGGAGCCCACAG GAGGCGATCATGGACGGCACAGAGATAGCGGTGTCCCCCCGGAGCCTCCACAGTGAGCTGATGTGCCCCATCTGTCTGGACATGTTGAAGAACACAATGACCACCAAGGAGTGCCTGCACCGCTTCTGCTCCGACTGCATCGTCACTGCACTCCGATCAGG gAACAAGGAATGCCCCACGTGCCGAAAGAAGCTTGTGTCTAGACGCTCGCTCCGCCGCGACTCCAACTTTGACGCCCTCATCTCCAAGATCTACCCCAGCCGTGACGAGTACGAGGCCCACCAGGACCGGGTGCTGGAGAGACTCAACCGGCTGCACAACAAGCAGGCCCTCAGCTCCAGCATTGAGGAGGGGCTGCGCATGCAGGCTCTGCACAG ACGCCCCAGAGCCCAGCGAGTGCGCAAACCGGCGCAGGAGAGCGACAACACCACCTTCAGCGGCGGCGAGGACAACGGGGATGCGCGGTCACACCTCTCCCACGACTCTGCGCCCTCCCACGCGCCCCTCCCCCCGAGCCACACACCCTCTGAGGCCGGGCCCAGCCGGAACCCTAAGCGGCCCAGGGTGTCAGATGAGTCAGGCCCGGAGGTGGATGGGGGCAGCCCCACAGCCCCGCTCCGGCACCACAAAGAGGGCCCTGGCTCAGAGATAGAGCTGGTGTTTCGCCCACACCCCCTGCTGGTCAACACACAGGACTACAGCCAGACCAG ATATGTGAAGACCACAGCCAACGCCACAGTGGACCACCTGTCTAAGTACCTGGCTCTGCGTATCGCTCTGGAGGAGAGGCAAAGAGACAGCCAATCAGATGCAGCGATGGAGAAGGGGAAAGAGGGAGTGGAGGCGGGGGCTAAAGGAGAGAAATCAGCAGGAGGGGCCAGCTTGAAGAACGTCAGTGAGAAGCAATACACCATCTACATCACCACATCAGGGGGACAGTTCTCT ACTCTGAACGGCTCCCTGACTTTAGAGCTGGTGAATGAGAAGTACTGGAAGGTCAGAAAGCCTCTGGAGCTTTACTATGCCCCCACCAAGGACCAACCGCTTCAACCATCCCAGCCACCGCAGCAGAAGTCCCCACAGCCcaaagaggggtga